In Micromonospora sp. WMMD980, a single genomic region encodes these proteins:
- a CDS encoding DUF4326 domain-containing protein translates to MTTPKRIQRRRTPGWRMPANTAYVGRPTKFGNPFGYHQQMGGLVHYGPNHLERFGRAWDFEGRISGDGNRHDMWFSQEDVVETYVRWGTRAELVELFRLTLTRPTPGMLLSYPSRGGRFLKVSIADIRRDLAGKNLACWCPIGEPCHADVLLEIANAPVVAELVTA, encoded by the coding sequence ATGACCACGCCGAAGCGCATCCAGCGCCGTCGTACCCCCGGCTGGCGGATGCCCGCCAACACCGCCTACGTCGGCCGCCCCACCAAGTTCGGCAACCCCTTCGGCTACCACCAGCAGATGGGCGGCCTCGTCCACTACGGCCCGAACCACCTGGAGCGGTTCGGCCGCGCCTGGGACTTCGAGGGCCGCATCAGCGGCGACGGCAACCGCCACGACATGTGGTTCAGCCAGGAGGACGTCGTCGAGACCTACGTGCGGTGGGGCACCCGCGCCGAGCTGGTCGAGCTGTTCCGGCTCACCCTCACCCGCCCGACGCCCGGCATGCTCTTGTCGTACCCGAGCCGCGGCGGCCGGTTCCTCAAGGTCTCCATCGCGGACATCCGCCGCGACCTCGCCGGCAAGAACCTCGCCTGCTGGTGCCCCATCGGCGAACCCTGCCACGCCGACGTCCTCTTGGAGATCGCCAACGCCCCGGTCGTCGCTGAGCTGGTGACGGCATGA
- a CDS encoding AAA family ATPase yields MTDTDLRLADLVGTEQPPPPAPVATGDLDFAPQQEEAIRRITDWYADGDSQVFRLFGYAGTGKTTLARHIVEGLGVSALYAAFTGKAAYVLRSKGCDGASTVHSLIYQPVEKARKRLEGLKAQLRDSDDPGERAELARHIAAEQAKIDSPDWILRDESELSAANLLVLDEVSMVGERMAYDLLTYGTKILCLGDPAQLPPVDGGGYFINAAPDHLLTEIHRSALDSPVTRMATAIRDSQPGQRNYGITGQDGDSGRLDRMSIGELLEFDQVLVGRNATRWQAVHLLRALRGLTGGPQAGDRIIALANSGEAEVFNGQQFDVVDTLDSDRPDRHRLVVRDDEGNQRDLTCWASGFRDLEGEKQAKRDGRGTVVAATFAQAITTHKSQGSQWPRVLVVDESSVFYGAAYREHAKTLGPAAAAIEGHVNGRRWLYTAITRASHRAVIVPSLNGVLS; encoded by the coding sequence ATGACCGACACCGACCTGCGACTGGCCGACCTCGTCGGCACCGAACAGCCGCCCCCGCCGGCGCCCGTCGCCACCGGCGACCTCGACTTCGCGCCCCAGCAGGAAGAGGCCATCCGCCGCATCACCGACTGGTACGCCGACGGGGACAGCCAGGTGTTCCGGCTGTTCGGCTACGCCGGCACCGGCAAGACCACCCTCGCCCGGCACATCGTCGAAGGCCTCGGCGTCTCCGCCCTGTACGCGGCGTTCACCGGCAAGGCCGCCTACGTCCTGCGGTCGAAGGGCTGCGACGGCGCGTCGACCGTCCACAGCCTCATCTACCAGCCTGTGGAAAAGGCCCGCAAGCGGCTGGAGGGGCTGAAGGCGCAGCTGCGCGACAGCGACGACCCGGGCGAACGGGCCGAGCTGGCCCGGCACATCGCCGCCGAACAGGCGAAGATCGACAGCCCGGACTGGATCCTCCGCGATGAGTCCGAGCTGTCCGCCGCCAACCTCCTCGTCCTCGACGAGGTGTCGATGGTGGGCGAGCGGATGGCCTACGACCTGCTCACCTACGGCACGAAGATCCTGTGCCTCGGCGACCCCGCCCAACTCCCGCCGGTCGACGGCGGCGGCTACTTCATCAACGCCGCACCCGACCACCTCCTCACCGAGATCCACCGCTCCGCCCTCGACAGCCCCGTCACCCGGATGGCCACCGCCATCCGCGACAGCCAGCCCGGCCAGCGCAACTACGGCATCACCGGGCAGGACGGCGACTCCGGCCGCCTCGACCGCATGTCGATCGGTGAACTGCTGGAGTTCGACCAGGTCCTCGTCGGCCGCAACGCCACCCGCTGGCAGGCCGTGCACCTCCTGCGGGCGCTGCGCGGCCTCACCGGCGGCCCCCAGGCCGGCGACCGGATCATCGCCCTCGCCAACAGCGGCGAGGCCGAGGTGTTCAACGGCCAGCAGTTCGACGTCGTCGACACCCTCGACAGCGACCGACCCGACCGACACCGCCTCGTCGTCCGCGACGACGAAGGCAACCAGCGGGACCTGACCTGCTGGGCGTCCGGGTTCCGCGACCTGGAGGGCGAGAAGCAGGCGAAGCGGGACGGCCGCGGCACCGTCGTGGCCGCCACCTTCGCCCAGGCCATCACCACCCACAAGAGTCAGGGCTCCCAGTGGCCCCGCGTCCTCGTCGTCGACGAGAGCTCCGTCTTCTACGGCGCCGCGTACCGCGAGCACGCGAAGACGCTCGGCCCGGCCGCTGCCGCGATCGAGGGGCACGTCAACGGCCGACGGTGGCTGTATACGGCGATCACGCGGGCGTCACACCGGGCCGTCATCGTTCCCAGCCTCAACGGAGTCCTCTCATGA
- a CDS encoding helix-turn-helix transcriptional regulator, producing MSAAPTRGDIAASSPIRLRTDVFDRLATSLADTEQDRANLLGLDRATLWRIRKGQTPTLRVAMRIAESLGSTVDELFEVAP from the coding sequence ATGAGTGCAGCACCGACACGAGGCGACATTGCAGCATCGTCGCCGATCCGGCTGCGAACCGACGTGTTCGATCGGCTCGCGACATCCCTCGCGGACACCGAGCAGGACCGGGCGAACCTGCTCGGCCTCGACCGGGCCACCCTCTGGCGCATCCGCAAGGGGCAGACGCCCACCCTGCGGGTTGCCATGCGCATCGCCGAGTCCCTCGGCTCCACCGTCGACGAGCTGTTCGAGGTCGCGCCGTGA
- a CDS encoding HNH endonuclease signature motif containing protein encodes MTATTLERLRRGFVQGGDDECWLWHRAKDPFGYGRIWHDGGMRLAHRVMFELHRGPVPEGLVLDHLCRVTSCVNPAHLEPVAHAVNVRRGNSGRAQAARTHCPRGHEYTEDNTHIGKSGSRFCRTCDKSRSQDKNRIRNLRRRGVIK; translated from the coding sequence ATGACCGCCACCACGCTGGAGCGCCTCCGCCGCGGCTTCGTGCAGGGCGGCGACGACGAGTGCTGGCTGTGGCATCGGGCGAAGGACCCGTTCGGCTACGGGCGCATCTGGCACGACGGCGGCATGCGCCTTGCCCACCGGGTGATGTTCGAGCTCCACCGCGGCCCGGTCCCGGAGGGCCTAGTCCTCGACCACCTGTGTCGGGTGACCAGTTGCGTCAACCCGGCTCACCTCGAACCGGTGGCGCACGCGGTCAACGTCCGGCGAGGCAACTCCGGCAGGGCGCAGGCGGCAAGGACCCACTGCCCGCGCGGCCACGAGTACACGGAGGACAACACGCACATCGGGAAGAGCGGCAGTCGCTTCTGCCGCACCTGCGACAAGAGCCGAAGCCAGGACAAGAACCGGATCCGGAACCTCCGGAGAAGAGGAGTCATCAAGTGA